A single Dunckerocampus dactyliophorus isolate RoL2022-P2 chromosome 2, RoL_Ddac_1.1, whole genome shotgun sequence DNA region contains:
- the LOC129177489 gene encoding angiopoietin-related protein 3-like — protein MKTILISLLVLTGACLPVLCGREEQPTLQPEAPAETRSHVAALDDVRLLANGLLQLGQSLRKFVHKTKGQINDIFQKLNIFDRSFSQLSVLASEIKEEEEELKKTAVVLKANNEEIKGLSVKISSKVDTIMLEKSHLQSKVDRLEEKLRSLSQGMFTSDQVGEINGLREVITSQEQSITELLNAVREQSDQLNYQRIKIKNLEEKLIASSLAQETIERMPESFISEAPTLSPYLASSKKNAVMDLPSDCSELFNRGEKLSGVYAIRPNGSEPFMAFCDMSADHGATVIQRRKDGSVNFDQTWEKYENGFGDFHGEFWLGLNKIGSLAAQGNAVLHIQLEDWKQNKRFIEYRFDLGGAESNYTLHLKLLSGDLTDPMRNHTGMMFSTKDRDNDKNQDSNCAHNYTGGWWFNSCGDNNLNGRYFFMRPKGRSGSDRRRGILLKPGRKAYSLKFTQISVHPVSTTSTTSSDLGGFLANNTFSSEESAASTVYSGP, from the exons atgaaaacaattCTGATCTCCTTACTCGTCCTTACTGGTGCTTGTCTCCCTGTCCTTTGTGGCAGAGAGGAGCAGCCCACCCTCCAACCCGAGGCTCCTGCCGAAACCCGCTCACACGTTGCAGCCCTGGATGATGTGCGTCTCCTCGCGAACGGCCTCCTTCAGCTGGGGCAGAGCCTGCGGAAGTTTGTGCACAAGACAAAAGGGCAGATCAATGACATCTTCCAAAAACTTAATATTTTTGACCGGTCCTTCTCCCAGCTGTCTGTGCTGGCCAGTGAAatcaaggaggaggaagaggagctcAAGAAGACTGCTGTGGTGCTGAAGGCCAACAATGAAGAGATTAAAGGCCTGTCTGTCAAGATCAGCTCCAAAGTGGACACCATCATGCTGGAGAAGAGCCACCTGCAAAGCAAGGTGGACCGCCTGGAGGAGAAGCTGAGAAGTCTGTCTCAGGGCATGTTTACCAGCGACCAAGTAGGAGAGATCAACGGCCTTAGG GAAGTGATTACCAGCCAGGAGCAAAGCATCACAGAGCTTCTGAACGCTGTCAGGGAGCAAAGTGATCAACTCAACTACCAGAGGATAAAGATCAAGAATCTGGAGGAAAAG CTTATAGCCAGTTCTTTAGCTCAGGAGACAATTGAAAGGATGCCTGAATCCTTCATCAGTGAAGCGCCAACACTCAGCCCTTATCTGGCCTCCAGCAAGAAAAATGCAGTCATGG ATCTCCCATCAGACTGCAGTGAACTGTTCAACAGAGGTGAGAAACTGAGTGGAGTGTACGCCATCAGGCCGAATGGATCCGAGCCCTTCAtggcattttgtgacatgagtgCAG ATCACGGAGCAACAGTCATCCAGCGAAGGAAGGATGGTTCTGTGAACTTTGATCAAACCtgggaaaaatatgaaaatggaTTTGGAGATTTTCACG GGGAGTTTTGGCTGGGTCTCAACAAGATTGGTTCTCTAGCTGCTCAGGGCAACGCTGTCCTTCACATCCAGCTGGAAGACTGGAAACAGAACAAACGCTTTATTGAATACAGGTTTGACCTTGGCGGTGCAGAGAGCAACTACACCCTTCACCTCAAGCTGCTGTCAGGGGATCTGACCGACCCCATGAGGAACCACACAGGCATGATGTTCTCCACTAAGGACAGGGACAATGACAAGAACCAGGACTCCAACTGTGCCCACAACTACACAG GTGGTTGGTGGTTCAACAGTTGTGGAGACAACAACTTGAATGGAAGGTACTTCTTCATGAGACCTAAGGGGCGTTCGGGTTCGGACCGCCGACGAGGGATCCTTTTAAAGCCGGGACGTAAAGCTTATTCGCTCAAGTTCACACAGATTTCTGTCCATCCCGTCAGCACCACCTCCACCACATCCTCTGACCTTGGTGGCTTTCTTGCAAACAACACATTCTCCAGTGAAGAGTCAGCTGCAAGCACAGTGTATAGCGGCCCCTAA